In a genomic window of Blattabacterium cuenoti:
- a CDS encoding thymidylate synthase produces the protein MKQYLNLLKNVLKKGIKKKDRTGVGTISIFGHQMRFDLEKGFPLLTTKKLNIRSIIYELLWFLKGDTNTQFLIKNKVNIWNKWANNNGELGPIYGFQWRKWPTYDGHFVDQINNLIKEIKFNPNSRRLIVSSWNVGMIQDMALPPCHLLFQFYVCNKKLSLLLYQRSADIFIGLPFNIASYALLLSMLAHILNIKGKELIHTIGDAHIYNNHIQQVKLQMKRTPRALPKIIINPNVKNIFQFQFEDFELKDYNPFPHIKGDVAV, from the coding sequence ATGAAACAATATTTAAATTTATTAAAGAATGTATTAAAAAAGGGAATAAAAAAAAAAGATCGTACTGGTGTAGGAACAATAAGTATTTTTGGACATCAAATGAGATTTGACTTGGAAAAAGGTTTCCCACTTTTAACCACTAAAAAATTAAACATACGATCTATTATTTATGAGTTATTATGGTTTTTAAAAGGTGATACAAATACTCAATTTTTAATCAAAAATAAAGTTAATATTTGGAATAAATGGGCAAATAATAATGGTGAATTAGGCCCAATATATGGATTTCAATGGAGAAAATGGCCAACATACGATGGCCATTTTGTTGATCAAATCAATAATCTTATAAAAGAAATAAAATTTAATCCCAATTCTAGACGTTTAATTGTTTCTTCTTGGAATGTAGGTATGATTCAAGATATGGCATTACCACCTTGTCATTTGTTATTTCAATTTTATGTATGTAATAAAAAATTATCATTACTTTTATATCAAAGAAGTGCAGATATTTTTATTGGATTACCATTTAATATAGCTTCTTATGCGTTATTACTTAGTATGTTAGCTCATATCCTTAATATAAAAGGAAAAGAACTCATTCATACTATAGGAGATGCTCATATTTATAATAATCATATTCAACAAGTGAAATTACAAATGAAAAGAACTCCAAGAGCACTTCCTAAAATAATTATAAATCCTAATGTCAAAAATATATTTCAATTTCAATTTGAAGATTTTGAATTAAAAGACTATAATCCTTTTCCTCATATTAAAGGAGATGTAGCTGTTTAA
- a CDS encoding ribose-phosphate diphosphokinase, with product MNQKVFFFSTRSGLKLSKNIAYYYGNFLGKVQFLEFSDGEYIPCFAESVRGSQVFLIGSTFPPVDNLMELLLMCDAARRASAHNITLVIPYFGWARQDHKDKPRTPIAAKLMANLIVASGASRLMTMDLHADQIQGFFDIPVDHLYASRIFIDYIKKLNIDQLTIASPDMGGAKRARSYAGYLGTDVVICYKERKKANEIEFMNLIGNVKEKNIILIDDMVDTAGTLTEAANLIKKKGAKTISAIATHPVLSGDSYEKIYQSEIEKLVVTDTIPINSMKKNDKIEVLSCAPLFAEVMQSVHKDESISNKFII from the coding sequence ATGAATCAAAAAGTTTTCTTCTTTTCTACAAGGAGTGGGTTAAAATTATCGAAAAACATAGCTTATTATTATGGAAATTTTCTTGGTAAAGTACAATTTTTAGAATTTAGTGATGGAGAATATATTCCTTGTTTTGCAGAATCTGTTCGTGGTTCGCAAGTATTTTTGATTGGTTCTACTTTTCCTCCAGTAGATAACTTAATGGAATTACTATTAATGTGTGATGCCGCTCGTAGAGCTTCAGCTCATAACATAACGCTTGTGATTCCATATTTTGGATGGGCTAGACAAGATCATAAAGATAAACCTAGAACACCTATTGCCGCAAAACTTATGGCAAATTTAATAGTAGCTTCAGGCGCCAGTAGACTTATGACTATGGATTTACATGCAGATCAAATTCAGGGTTTTTTTGATATACCTGTAGATCATTTATATGCATCCAGGATATTTATTGACTATATTAAAAAATTAAACATAGATCAATTAACTATTGCTTCTCCAGATATGGGAGGAGCTAAAAGAGCTAGAAGCTATGCAGGTTATTTAGGAACAGATGTAGTAATCTGTTATAAAGAAAGAAAAAAAGCAAATGAAATAGAATTTATGAATCTTATAGGAAATGTTAAAGAAAAAAATATTATACTCATAGATGATATGGTAGATACAGCTGGAACTTTAACAGAAGCTGCTAATTTAATAAAAAAAAAAGGTGCTAAGACTATAAGTGCAATAGCTACTCATCCTGTTTTATCAGGTGATTCATATGAAAAAATATATCAATCAGAAATTGAAAAATTGGTAGTTACAGATACAATTCCCATAAATTCAATGAAAAAAAATGATAAAATTGAAGTTTTATCTTGCGCTCCGCTTTTTGCTGAAGTTATGCAATCGGTGCATAAAGATGAGTCCATCAGTAATAAATTTATAATATAA
- a CDS encoding 50S ribosomal protein L25 — protein MKYVNIYGKKRDVGKKAVRTIRLSGKVPCILYGKNINIPFFTSLEYLRNIIYTVKVYGVILNIEGYDQNINAIRKEIQFDPVSDKILHVDFYKIDKSKPIILEIPIKSFGRPIGVTKGGVYYSTIRKLKIKAKPDEMPEYIQLNIDSLDIGDRITVENLYNNQYTILHPSHTLIANVKHSRAVKDIQEEQEEKDKEEKDKEEKDKKEEKRSK, from the coding sequence ATGAAATATGTCAATATATACGGTAAAAAACGAGATGTTGGAAAAAAAGCAGTTCGTACCATTCGACTTTCTGGAAAAGTACCATGCATCTTATATGGAAAAAATATAAATATCCCTTTTTTTACTTCATTAGAATATTTAAGAAATATAATATATACTGTAAAAGTGTATGGTGTTATTCTTAACATAGAGGGGTATGATCAAAATATCAATGCAATTCGAAAGGAAATACAATTTGATCCTGTTAGTGACAAAATATTACATGTAGATTTTTACAAAATAGATAAATCTAAGCCTATTATATTAGAGATCCCTATTAAGTCTTTTGGTAGACCTATTGGAGTAACGAAAGGAGGAGTATATTATTCGACTATTCGGAAATTAAAAATAAAAGCAAAACCAGATGAAATGCCAGAATACATTCAGTTAAATATTGATTCTTTAGACATAGGAGACCGAATCACTGTCGAAAACTTATATAATAATCAATATACTATATTACATCCTTCTCATACATTAATAGCAAATGTAAAACATTCTCGTGCAGTTAAAGATATTCAAGAAGAACAAGAAGAAAAAGATAAAGAAGAAAAAGATAAAGAAGAAAAAGATAAAAAAGAAGAAAAAAGATCAAAGTAA